The stretch of DNA ggagaacagtacagcacaggaacaggcagaacggagaacagtacagcacaggaacaggcagaacgaggaacagtacagcacaggaacaggcagaacggagaacagtacagcacaggaacaggcagaacgaggaacagtacagcacaggaacaggcagaatggagaacagtgcagcacaggaacaggcagctAACCCACATTATCATGTTGAACTAATTAAGCAAGTGATTAAATGTCTAATTAAACTAAGCCCTTCTGTCTGCACAGAATCCGTCTTTCTCCTTTCTGTACACAATCATGTGTCATGCTAACAGCAATTTAAACGACTCTGTTGTAttttcctcctccactcccactGGGAACACATGACGCATAACCAAGAAGGAGATTAATTTGTAATGCGGCTGAATGTGTGAAACGTAATATCATTGAAACTACCAACAGAGTGATTTCAGGAAGCAAGACATAGACTGGAGAATAGGTTCCATTGCCAAGGCCTGGCATAtctacacacacatgcacacacacgcacacacgcaatcacgcatgcacacacacacgcacgcacgcgcacCCTGTCATTATGAAATCCTGCCTCATTCTCATTACCACACTGAGTACAATGACATAAGGTGAGGAATGCACCCAGCGAGACAGATCTGCTGACTGTTTCAGAGACTGAAGATCAAAGACACATTTTCATGAATTTTGTTCTCTTACAGCAACACACCGAGAGATCTGTTGAAAGAGAATCTCGATCAGCTTCAGTGTCACTTCACGTGGGCCCCGCAGAAGGAAACCATTGACTTGGAAGATATGATGTACAGATTGCAAGATTCTGTAAGTCTAAATTTGAAGTATAAAGCTCACTCCTGCAACCAACTCGCTTTTGTAAACTGCCTGAAGGGCAACTATGAAGAAGCAATTCAAAACTTAAAGGAAGCTGAAAAGATTCTGAGGGAGGACAACAAAGATGAATTTGAAAGAAGAAGCATCATCACCTATGGAAACTTTGCCTGGGTGCATTACCACATGGGACAACTGACAGAGGCCCAGTCCTATCTCGACAAGCTGGAGATGATCTGTAAACCACTCAGTGATGGCCCTCGCTATACAGCAATGATACCCGAGGTGTACGGGGAGAAGGGATGGTCATTGTTAAGATCTACAGCTCGATATTATGAGGAGGCAAAGGAATGCTTTGAGAAGGCTCTGGAAGAAGATCCTGATAATGTGCAATGGAACATGGGATATGCCACTGTACTATTTCGGTTGGAAGCAATTTTTGGAACCAAAGAGAATCGTGAACAGAGACAGTCAGTGAAGCATCTGCGTCGTGTGTTAGAGCTTGATCCCGATGACTCGCTGGCCATGGTTCTGTTGGCTCTAAAACTTCAGGAGCTGAAGCAAAAGAAAGAAGCAAATGAATTAGTTGAACAAGCATTGCAGAAAACCTCTGATTATCCAAAAGTGCTTCGCAACGCTGCAAAATTTTACCGAAAAGAAAAAGATGTGGAAAAAGCAATCATGTTGTTGAAGAAAGCATTAGAAATTTCCCCACATTCTAGCGTCCTGCATGACCAATTAGGCATGTGTTACAAAATCAAACTACTTGAATTAATTGCCAATCCTCTAAGCAAGGATCCTCAGAACCCTGAATTCCAACAAAAAGCAGAGTTGTTCAGTGATTGCAAGTATCATTTTGGAAAGGCATTTGAGCATCGTCCAAAGACAGCCATTAAATCACAACTGGATTTTGCAGACATCTGTGTTAGAAATGGAGAGTATTCCAAAGCAGACGAGATCTACAGTAATCTGCTAAAATTAGATGACACTCGCCCAGAAAATGTGCAGACAATAAATTTAAAGGCTGGTTTATTTCATCTATTccagaggaaatctgaagatgaagCTATCACATTGCTAAAGAAAGCATTGAAGATTGAAATTCACGCAAAGGTATGGAAAAGtgcttatgagcatttggagaaatggGCAAATAAGAAACTTTATAGGAATCCACATGACAGCATGGCCCTTGGTGCCAAAGGGCTACTGCATCAACTGGTTCACAACAAGTCCAAAGCTGTTGAATGTTATGAAGAAGCCTTGCAGTTTGATCCGGGCAATGAAGAATATCTCAGTGCTCTTTGTCAACTACGCCTTTCCCTGGAGGACCATAATGATGtttgaaaggtgaaatgattTTACTGGATCGGAGGACAGATCTGTAGGATTTCGTACTAAATATATTCTGTTTATGAATGAGGGTTTTACTTGTGAATGTTATTTTAAAAAACAATGTTATTGTAACTATAGCTAATCCCTGTGTTTAATACAAAGAGAGTGACACTTCTAGTCCTGTGAACAAATTAAGTTAGTTCATTTCTTTGGACATTCATTTTTATCTGGAGAGAATGTTGAATTTATAAAATTACAACCAACGCATCCAAATGAAAAGTCCTGACAAGTTTCCTCTCCAAATTGTTTAATGCATTGTTCCAATATAGTCACTGTTGTTCAAAGGCTCATTTGTAAGATTATTAATAATCATTTTCTAATTGACCAAAATGAGACTGTAAATAGATCTGTGTATAACTCATTTCTCAACATAATGATTTCAAAAAGGAACTTGTATACATACAATGAATTCATCATCCAATTTAACAGTAAGTTTGATTTGCTCAGTCTAGACATGTGTTAAAGTCTCCTTTGATTACAATCAAAGGACACCCCTACTTTCTTGACCTCTGACTTGCTCTCTGATTAATTATGTGACACCATCACTTGTTTGAAAAGCTCAATGGAAGCATGGTGTCTGATAAGGGAGAGTCAACAAGGCTCTGTGCATGATAAGCCACATCTAACCGATCTTGTAGAGTTTCTACAGGAAGTTACCAGCAAAGTTGATAAaagcaaggtagtggatgttttctacattTGACAACATCTTGAATGGAAGGGTGATGAAAGATGTTCAGTCGCTTGCTAATCAAGATGAGGTCATAAGTAAGATTGGAAGTTGGCTGTGCAGAAGCCAGAGATTAGTTGTAGATGCTTGtctctctgactagaggcctgtgataagagttgtgctgcagggattggtgttgggtctgttgttattgtcatctatttc from Hemitrygon akajei chromosome 23, sHemAka1.3, whole genome shotgun sequence encodes:
- the LOC140715337 gene encoding interferon-induced protein with tetratricopeptide repeats 5-like; the encoded protein is MSNTPRDLLKENLDQLQCHFTWAPQKETIDLEDMMYRLQDSVSLNLKYKAHSCNQLAFVNCLKGNYEEAIQNLKEAEKILREDNKDEFERRSIITYGNFAWVHYHMGQLTEAQSYLDKLEMICKPLSDGPRYTAMIPEVYGEKGWSLLRSTARYYEEAKECFEKALEEDPDNVQWNMGYATVLFRLEAIFGTKENREQRQSVKHLRRVLELDPDDSLAMVLLALKLQELKQKKEANELVEQALQKTSDYPKVLRNAAKFYRKEKDVEKAIMLLKKALEISPHSSVLHDQLGMCYKIKLLELIANPLSKDPQNPEFQQKAELFSDCKYHFGKAFEHRPKTAIKSQLDFADICVRNGEYSKADEIYSNLLKLDDTRPENVQTINLKAGLFHLFQRKSEDEAITLLKKALKIEIHAKVWKSAYEHLEKWANKKLYRNPHDSMALGAKGLLHQLVHNKSKAVECYEEALQFDPGNEEYLSALCQLRLSLEDHNDV